TATTATAGATTGCTGAATTAGTAAATAAATACTCTTAAAGGAGGTGCAGTAAAATGAAAAGGGATAAACAGATTATTTTGCTAGGTTTTCCCTTGCTAATTGTTGCATTGCTTTATCTAGTAAGCTGTGCAACCCCCCCCCCAACAAAGGAGCTTGCCGCTGCTGAATCAGCTGTTGCAGAAGCAAAAGCAGCAGGAGCCCCTGAATGCGCACCTGAAGACTTTGCTGCTGCAGAAAGTGCACTGGCCAAGGGTAGAGCGCTCGCTAGTGAATTTTGTAGTGAATTAGAAGCCCGAAGGATGCTCATCGATGCAAAAGCTAAGGCAGATGAGGCAAAGTTTAAATGCCAAGTAGTACCACCGCCACCCCCGCCGGCTCCTGCGCCTGAATTGAAGGATATATTCTTTGATTTTGATAAGTACAACATTAGACCTGATGCAGCCGCAGTTCTTGACGAGGATGCTCAACTCCTTCGAGACAACGCGAATATGACGGTTATGATCGAGGGTTACGCGGATATTAGGGGTACTCCTGCATATAACTTAAGGCTTGCTCAAAGGAGAGCTGATTCAACAAAGGCTTATTTGGTCCAGCTAGGAATTGATCCAATGAGGATACAGACTTCAAGTGGTGGTGAAACAGAGAGGTTTGGTGCTGGCACAACTGAAGAGGCCTATCAGCTAAACAGAAGGGCACACTTTACTGCCATGGAGCCTCAAGCGAAAGTAGGGGCCAGGATTTACTTTAAATATAATTAAAGAGAAAGTAATCCTGCTTTTATAGTCGAATATTAGGTTCTAATTTATTTTGTTTAGAACCACAGAATAGCAAAACCATGTGGGGGAAAGGAGAGAAGAAGACTTCTTTCCCCCCTTTTTTGCTTGTTTTGTGTTCTTGCGGTATCCTTGTCTGAACTCTTTGGTAATTCCGATTTATAAAAACTATTTTCTATAATTATCCGTCCAACATAATTTGTCAATGAGACTGAAAACTATTAAATCAAGTAGATTACAAAAAATTGCGGAACGTATAATGCCAGGCGGTGTGAACAGTCCCGTTCGTTCATATAGGGCTGTAGGTGGCACACCGATATTTATATCAAGGGGAAAAGGCGCAAATGTATATGATGAGGATGGACAAAAATATATAGATTACATTTCATCTTGGGGACCTCTAATCCTGGGACATGCTTACCCGGATGTCGTCACAGCGATAAAAAAAGCTGCTGAGAATGGGACAAGTTTTGGAGCTTCATGCGAAAAAGAAGTAGAGCTTTCAAAATTGATCGTAAAAACTTATCCCTCAATTGATATGGTTCGAATGACCAGTTCAGGCACGGAAGCGACAATGAGCGCCGTTCGGGTGGCAAGGGCATTTACTGGTCGTGATTTAATTGTAAAGTTTGAAGGATGTTACCATGGTCATGCAGATTACCTTCTCGTGAAGGCGGGATCAGGTGCGACTACATTCGGAACCCCTTCCAGCCCTGGGGTGCCAAAGGGTTTTACTGCGAATACGCTTCTGGCGAGGTTCAATGATATTGGGTCGGTACAACGGCTTTTTAGGAAGCATAAAGACAAAATAGCTGCAATAATAATTGAACCGGTAGCGGCGAATATGGGAGTTGTAACACCTGTCGTTGGGTTTTTGGAATCGTTAAGAACGATTACTGAGGATCATGGTGCATTGCTTATATTTGATGAGGTCATTAGTGGATTCAGGCTGGGTCTTGGAGGGGCTCAAGAGACGTATGGCGTAACACCGGATCTAACTTGCCTCGGTAAAATTATCGGAGGTGGTCTTCCCGTAGGTGCCTATGGTGGGAAAAGAGAAATAATGAAGTTGGTTGCACCTATAGGTCCGGTTTACCAGGCAGGAACACTCTCGGGAAATCCGCTTGCAATGGCGGCGGGGATATCGACTATAAATGGTCTTCGAAAAAAGGGGACCTATGAGAAACTAAATGAAATGACTCGGCAACTCGTTGAAGGTGTGGATAATATCTTAAAAAAACACGGTATAACTGCCAGGATAAATTCGATAGGGTCTATGTTCACTATCTTTTTCACAGACTCAGATGTTGTTGATTATGATAGCGCTTTAAAGTCTGATACAAAAATTTATGCCAGGTTCTTTAAAAGCTTATTAAAGGGTGGTATTATGTTTCCGCCTTCTCAGTTTGAAGCGGTGTTTGTATCACTTGCTCATACAGAATCGGATATTGATATGACTCTAAAGGCCTTCTCAAGAGTGGCGAAATCACTTTAACAGCAGGAGGATATTTAAAGGTTAAAGAAAAAAAGAACCTATTGTGGTTACAATACTTTGCCATAGGGCTTGAATTAGCATTTTCAGTTGTGGCTGGGATTATTTTAGGTCACTATGTCGACAAATGGATTGGTGTCAAAACCCCTTGGTTTACGATTATCGGTTTAATAGCTGGTATGATTTCAGGGTTTACACTATTGATGAGGATGACCAAAAAAATCAAATGACATCGACAGCAATGAACATAACTAAGAGCTTAACTCTTGGGAGGGTTGAGAAGAGTGGCATAGTTGTTACTGGGATTCTCGTTTTGGTAAATTTGATCCTTGGTTCCCAAGCGCTGGCACTAGGAGTGGCTGTTGGTGGTTTGTTAGTAATTGCAAATTTTTTGGCTATTAGATTGCTAGTTGGTGCTCTAATAGGTAAAGCGTACACAAAATGGTACAGCATTTTTATCCTGTTGCTCAAGATGTTAGTTCTTGTCGCTTTGGTTGTCATATTTTTTCTTTTTACAAAACTTAATATCTATGGTTTTTTTATAGGGGTTTCAGGTGTAGTAATAGTAATTATTGGAGAAAGCCTCAGAGGAAATAAGGATGGAGCATTATAGCTGGTTTACATTACTTGGATTGGAGCAGTATGATCCAGTTTTTGGCGCGATATTGGTAGTACTTTTTCTGATCTTCTCCGGTTTGAAGATAAAGAAGAGTCTATCCAACAAAGATTCGATTCTTCCAGATGAGAAGTTTTCTATAAGGAATATTTTTGAGATCTTGAGTATAGATTTTCTACTTGACCTATTGACAGGTATATTTGGATCTCGTCATCATGCGAAGATGTATTTCCCACTGTTAGCCACGTCGTTCTTCTTCATCCTCTTTGCCAACCTGCTTGGATTGATCCCTGGATTTCTTTCACCAACTGGAAATTATAATACGCCGGTTGCCTGTGCACTCGTTATTTTTGTCATGTATAACTTTTATGGATTTAAGGAGAATGGTATCGGTTATCTGAAGCATTTTATGGGTCCTATGATTTATCTGGCCCCATTGATGATTATTATAGAGGTTATCAGTCATCTCGTGCGGCCTTTATCGCTGTCATTGAGGCTCTTTTGGAATATGACGGGCGATCACCTGGTCTTGGGGATTTTCACGAGTCTTACACATCTTGTCATCCCTGCAGTATTTATCGCCCTTGGGATTTTTGTATCATTTCTTCAGGCTTTTATTTTTACTATTCTTTCAGCTATTTATATAGCACTTTCTATATCACATGAACATTCGGAGATATGATGAAATATGAAAAATTTGGTTTCTAAGTTCAATAACATTCAACTCGAAGGAGGTGTTCAGATGAAAAAGGTTCTGTCGTTTGTCACGGTTGTGGGGCTTGCTGTTTTGGCTGCCTTTGTTCCGGATGTTATGGCCCAGGAGGCTGCTGAGGCCGGCGGACAGCTGGGAGAGCTCGCCAAGCTAGGTCTTGCTATCGGAAGCGGTCTTGGAATTGGAATTGCTGCAGGAATAGGCGGGATAGGTCAGGGAAGGGCGACAGCAGCCGCCTTAAGCGGAATTGCAAGAAATCCCGGAGCAGCCTCAAAGATACAGACACCCATGATCATAGGTCTTGCTCTGATAGAGTCTCTGGTTATATATGCCCTGGCGATCACCTTTTTGCTTCAGTCCAAAATCTAGTAATAAATGCAAGCGATGAAAGTGAGAGAGTAAGGATATCTTTATTCTCTCACTTGGCGTGTATTAATTTCATTTCTAAAAAAACAACTTGAATTTTGGCAATGTCCTATCATGATTTAAGATTCTCTTGATGAAATATAGATTATTATTTGCGATCTCAGTACTATTCCTCTTAGGCTGTAATTCAATTAGTGAATTCCTAAAGGCTCCCGGCTTACCTGGTCCAAGCAGGAAATCACCCGCAGAATCCGCCGATCTGTACTATAAATTACTTATGTGGAAATACTACGACAAGGCAATGGCTTTGGTGGACCAGGAGGAGAGGAGTCAATTTGAAGAGTTCGTTCAGCGGAATAAAGACAACCTTAATATAACGGATTATCAGGTTAAAAAGGTTATTCTGGGTGAGGATGGGCAGGAGGGGACCGTTGAGGTTATAGTTACGTTTTATAAGTACCCTTCGGTTTCTGAAAAAACATTGATACTTGATGATAATTGGATCTTGACTGGGAAAGAATGGTATATATCTCCTGATTTTGAACAAGGCATTTATAAGTAATTATAGTTTAAGAAAACTTAAAATAATCAATCTTCGATTTCTTTCGAATATCGCATAAAGATTTCTAAAGGAAATTCTTTTAGAATAAAACTCTTAGCGTCTTCCCTGTTTGTCACAGTGCCTTCGAGTTGAGCCTCCTCTAAAGAACCGAGTATCTTTGAGTACAGTGGGCCTCTTGGATATCCCATATCTATGAGGTCGTATCCATTGAGGAGTGGCTTTGGTTTTAGCTCTTCTTTTTTGTAATCTTTCAGTTTCTTAACTATAAAATCGTATGCCTCCGTCGATCCGTGGCTAGCGAGGCAATCAGCTAAGTGAAGTTTAAAATGATCGTCGAAGTTTGACATGCCAAGGAATCTTTTTATTGTGGCCTCTCTCATCTTAAAAACGTCTTTGAACTTTAAATGCTCTTTAACTAGGGATGTTATGATTTCGATTTGTTTCTTTGAAAACTTAAGATCTTTGCAAATGTTCTTTGCCATCCGCGCACCGATTCTATCATGGCCATTAAACCTGATTCTATCGGTAACGGTGTATGTATCCGGTTTTCCAATGTCGTGGAGAAGAGCACCCATGGCTAACTCGGGGGAATTGTCCCCTCCAGTGATTTCGTAAAGCTTGTCTAGTATTATACAGGTATGGTTAAAGACATCGCCTTCAGGATGAAATTCCGGCGGTTGAGGAACACCGTTCATTTTCTCAACTTCTGGAAGAATATATCTTAAGAGTTTTGATTCTCTAAGGAGTCTCAGGCCGTTGCCGGGGTGGCTTTGAGTTATTATCTTTATAATCTCATCTCTTATACGCTCTTTACTCACCTGAGATATCAACGGAGCCAATGATTTAATTGAGAGAAATGTATCTTGTTCAATCACAAAATCTAGCCCTGCTCCAAAGCGAATTGCTCTAAGCATTCGAAGTTTATCTTCTTTAAATCTGTCATCAGGTTCCCCGATTGTCTTAATTACCCTTCTTTTTATGTCATCTAAGCCGCCTATAAGGTCAATTACCGTCTCTTCGAAAGGTTCGTAAAGCATTCCATTGATCGTAAAGTCCCTTCTCATCACATCCTCTTTCTCATCTGTGCTGTAGACTACGCGGTCGGGGTGTCTGCCGTCTGTATATTTTTCTTCTTTTCTGAATGAAGCAACCTCAAATTTGTTATTCCCTTCAAGCACCAGAACAACACCAAAACTGACACCAACCGGTACTGTGCTGGGGAAAATTTTCATAACATCCTGAGGAGTCGCACTAGTGGCGATATCGTATTCTTGCGGTGGAATACCCATCGCGATATCCCTTACACACCCTCCTACTAGGAAGGCCTTAAAACCTGCGCTTTTCAACTGTCCAACTATACCTTTTGCCATTTGGAAGTGATCATTATGAATGGGGCTTTGTTTATTTTTCATGGTTTTAATTATATAGTTTTTATGTATATTGTAATACTTTACCTGACGTAATTACTCTTAACTAAGGTGATCAAATATGACTGAACCTGAAACAACTATTCCCAAGCTCATAGAGAATCGAATCAGCAAATATAGTGGAAAGTTATTGTTACAGAGAAGAGATGGTTGGAGCTGGAAGCAAATAACCTGGCTTGATTTCGATAGAGACATAAAAAACATAGCTTGTTTTCTATTGGATTTGGATTTCAATTACGGTGACGCGGCTCTGGTGATTTCTGCGAATAGAACAGAATCACTCCTCAGTGAGTTTGCCATTTACCATCTGGGCGGAGTTATCATACCAATTGATAGAATTAAGATTTTAGATAGGATTCCTGCGATTACTAGGGATTATGATGTTAAGTTCATTTTTGTTGAGGATGCTGTCGGGTTAAACAGTATCTTAGATATCTCCGAGAATTTATCGAATTTGAAGAGGGTAGTAATTTTTTCTGGAACGTACGGTGGAAAGGATGGGAGGGTTATTCAATTTAAGAGTCTAATTAAATTAGGACGACTGAAAAGAAAACAGATTGAAGACGATTTAAAAACAATTTCTAGCAGTGTGTTAGCAGAAAGTTTAGCCTGCGTATTTTACAATTCTGATTCGGAAGGAGAGGGTGGAAAGAAGGAAGTTACTCATCAAAATATTATCGAGGCACTTAAGGGGGCTTCTGAACAACTCTCTTATTTAAGCGAAGAAGAACAAACATACTCGTATTTACCGTCAGTCAGTCCGTTTGAAAAGTTAATAAACTATCTTGCCATTTATATCGGCTTTAGAACGGTTTTTGCAGAGACAAGAGAAGATTTTTTTGAAAACATACTTGAAGTGAAACCAACCATAATTTATGAAACGCAAAGTGGACTTGAAGAGATACTCTCAGAACATTTAGGAAAGAACAGAATTGCCGATCCTCATCAATTAAAGAACGAACTCGGTGGCAGGGCTAATCATATCATCACTGATTCACTACCAAGAGATGAGATAAAAGGACTGATTCGAACTGCCGGGATAAATTTGATCGAATTACCAGAGATAAACAGTCTAATTTGATCAATTCGTTTTTTTAATTCTACATCCCTATAAGATCCCACGTCAACATCGTAGACTATCTCAATAGGATCTTCTCATCCAAGACTGTGGAATTCTATTAAATAATTGATTTCTCACAGAAAGCTTGTTTATCATTGATTTGTTAGAAATTTAAAATCAAAATTCTTTTCTATCGGGTTGTATGTGGTCTACCTATATAATCTGAGCCATAATGGGTAGTTTAGCAAAATTTTGGTGGAACCTGGGTTCCTTACTTCTACCCGTCGTAGCTCTTATTTTCCTTATAATTGTTGACACCATGAATCCCTATCACCCACACCCTAGTGTTCAAGTTAGAAAACTCTATTGATCTTTTTGAAAAGGATATTTGGCGATTAGGTATCAATTTCAGTCAAGATACTTTATAGCGGAAATGAAGATATAAATAGCAAATATAATTAGTATAAACCCTTTAGTTATAGTCCAAAGGGTGCTCACCTTTCTCGTTATGCTCTCTCCACAGTTAGGGCAAGTATCAGTCTTTATGCTGATTTCATATCCACATTCATCGCATCTTGTAACAGTCATTTAGCCGGTGTTAATCTGTCCAAAAATAATCTAACCTTATGAAGTCTTCACTCTTTTTAGGGCTGGTTCCACTAAATTCGGATGACATTTGCTTGCTTCCTTTGCAAGTAGACCTATGATATTTTTGATATCCCATTGAGCTCCCTCTGACATTCTGAGGTTTATCAGATGATAGAGTTCCCATAGATCAAATTTCCCTAAAACACACCTGTTATGAGCATTCATAACTACGTAGCTTGCCACCTGTGTAAGGTTCTCATTCATAAATTTTTCAAACAGATCTTCACTCCTGGTTGTTGCTTCCTCAAGAAGTTCGGTTGATCCAGACTTTTCAATGTTTGGTGGAATTGTAATTCCATTTGAAACATTCGGTTCCTTATAAAACCAGTTTACTCTCCTGTGTCTGAGAAGCTGATGCCAGCAAGCCTCGCTTATAGTGAACTCTGCTTCATAATTTATCAGTTTAAAAGCGTTTATCGGATTATCGAACTTTCCGAGATTGTCAATTGCCTTTCTAAGAATGACTAAATTGCTCTCAAGATGCTTTTGCTTCGTTGATATTTCAATGTCCTCAAATCTTAGTTCTGAATGTTCAAAAAGGATTGAATTTATCATTTTCATAATTGCACTTACTTCGGCATTAGGAGTGTCTTTCCCAGTCCAATCCAGCAGCCTGACTCCATGGTCTTCAGTCCTCCGTCTCCGGTCATCTTTATTATTGCTGTGTACTGATCTAAAGTAGGAACTAGTTATATGCTCTAGTTCTTCGTTCGTTTCTTTCATGTATTTATTTTCCTCTGCGTATTTTACGAGTGTAGGGACTGAGAATCTTACCTCCTCCTTTATTTCCTTAGCTCTTCTTCTGGCCTCAGGGTATTTGTTAGATAACAGCTTAGTGAGAGTATCTTCGATTGCGCGCGCATTCGCTGTCATTCCCAAATTCGTCAGGGTTGCAAGATTCAGTGCGTATCTTGCATCCTCAAAGGCTATCTTTTCAATTGCTCTAAGATGAGCTTTTTCCTCCTTACCATCGGGGACTGGGAAACTCATCTTTAGAAACTCAAAAAGATTATCGTTAATCTTCGCGTACGTATCATAGAGGAAGTGATTGAGTTCGATATATTCGTTGAGTAGGAAGGGCACTTTATTTATTTCTTCTGGTATATAAAAATCTCCCTTTTCTGGTTTCTGATATCTCTGCGAATATTCTGTGAAGGACAGATACTCGTTTGAAAGTTCAAGGAGTGAAGAGAAGAGTCGCGAGACCTTTTCTATTCCGATGTGGACCGCAGCGTGCTCAGCTACTGAGGCGTGACCGTAGTTAAGAACCCATTTTTCATGAAACTTGCTCGCTCTCTCTTGACCGAGTTGTTCTTCCTTAATCACGGTTATGATATTGTCTCTGAAGCTCTTTGGACTCCTACTCACGTAGGCAAAGATTACGGCTACCACCTCTTCGGGAATATTACTTACCGTGTATATATCTCTATCGAGGTTTGATACGTATTGTTTTATTTCGTCAACGATTAATCGACTTTTCTCAGCCATTATTATCGTGGAAGATTCAATGGAATTAAATTTTCATATGCCAGGAAACTAATCAAGAATATAGGAAATAAGATCACTTCACAACTTATAGAATACCTAAGCTAGTGCTATACCTTTTTTTAATTTAGCAACGAGGGATGGAAGAACCTGGCTAGGTTTTCCATAGATAACTGCATCTGCATAATCATCCTCAGGGCTCTGCCTCTCGCCTATAATCACAACTCGTGCACCACCTTGAGAAGCAAGTGTTGGAAATGATGAAATTGGTGAAACGTCTAGAGATGCTCCTACAACCAGAAGGAGATCACAGTTACGAAGCCTCATCCAGGCTTCTCTAACTTCCCAATGGGGGAGTGGTTGGCCGGGGAATGAAATCGGCGGCTTTAAAATGTCTTTGCCACATTGCTCGCACTCCGGTATATCTTTTCCTTTGTCGAGAACATCTTGAATCCATTCCAAGGGATAGTCCTTTCCGCAACTTGTGCATGTAATCCATAACATTGTACCATGAAGCTCAATAACTACAGAACTGCCTGCTTTATGATGTAGTCCATCTGTGGCCTCTGTGAATATACAATCGAGGTTCCCAAACATCTCGAGCTCCACCAATGCTTCGTGCGCGGGATTTGGTTCCGCTTTTGAGAGTCTAGGATAGATCTCCCTAATTTTCTTCCAGTATTGAGCCCTTACGTCTCTATTTTCACGAAATTCTCTTATATGAGGATTTAGCCTAGGATCCGAAAAATCTGGCAATCCGGATTCGATTGAGAGTTCAGCCCCTGTAAGAACAATGATTTTTTTCGATTCCTTGATCCAGTTGGTTACCGTTTCAACTACATCTACATCTTTTTCCATCCGTTATCGATTATACAATTTAGAAATCAAATCTTCAAATGATCGGCGAATTGTTTATCAAATTTTGCCATTATTACGTAAAGAACATATAATGTCACCCGAGTCTGGTCGTGTTAGCTAATCAGTTTTTGGAGATGTGCGAATTTTATCTTTTAATCAGATTTGTAACATCAGTCGGTTAGATTGTATCCTCGATTTTGGCAGAAAATGTTAGGGACTGATGGCCTCATCGGTCCGATTGTCGATGCCCATTTGGGGAACGGCCACTGCAATTTTTGAACCTTACGAATTGGGAAGAACGATCAGACTCAGCATTTTATAGGCTTTCCATTGGAAAGGCTTGAAAATCGAATAAGCATATGTGGTAAAATAGTCTTAAAATTTCGAAAACGCTTTGTATTACTGGCTCCAATGAAACCCAAACCAAAAGAGATATCTGAATTCAGTGACACCACCCTGATGATAGTATGGGATGATGGACACGAAAGTTTATACCTTTATGAAGATCTTAGAAATGCTTGTCCATGTGCGTCCTGCAGTGATTTAAGGAAGTCAGGCGGTAAGGGTAAATCCACATTTAAAAAGACAATCCCAATTGGAGTAAAATCAACACACATAAGTCCACATGAAATTGAGGATATAGGTCTCTACGCAATCAGGTTTAAATGGAACGACGGGCATGAAACCGGAATATACACGTTCGAGTTTCTAAGAGAGCTGTGTACAT
The Thermodesulfobacteriota bacterium DNA segment above includes these coding regions:
- a CDS encoding NAD-dependent deacetylase, translating into MEKDVDVVETVTNWIKESKKIIVLTGAELSIESGLPDFSDPRLNPHIREFRENRDVRAQYWKKIREIYPRLSKAEPNPAHEALVELEMFGNLDCIFTEATDGLHHKAGSSVVIELHGTMLWITCTSCGKDYPLEWIQDVLDKGKDIPECEQCGKDILKPPISFPGQPLPHWEVREAWMRLRNCDLLLVVGASLDVSPISSFPTLASQGGARVVIIGERQSPEDDYADAVIYGKPSQVLPSLVAKLKKGIALA
- the atpB gene encoding F0F1 ATP synthase subunit A — its product is MEHYSWFTLLGLEQYDPVFGAILVVLFLIFSGLKIKKSLSNKDSILPDEKFSIRNIFEILSIDFLLDLLTGIFGSRHHAKMYFPLLATSFFFILFANLLGLIPGFLSPTGNYNTPVACALVIFVMYNFYGFKENGIGYLKHFMGPMIYLAPLMIIIEVISHLVRPLSLSLRLFWNMTGDHLVLGIFTSLTHLVIPAVFIALGIFVSFLQAFIFTILSAIYIALSISHEHSEI
- the hemL gene encoding glutamate-1-semialdehyde 2,1-aminomutase, with protein sequence MRLKTIKSSRLQKIAERIMPGGVNSPVRSYRAVGGTPIFISRGKGANVYDEDGQKYIDYISSWGPLILGHAYPDVVTAIKKAAENGTSFGASCEKEVELSKLIVKTYPSIDMVRMTSSGTEATMSAVRVARAFTGRDLIVKFEGCYHGHADYLLVKAGSGATTFGTPSSPGVPKGFTANTLLARFNDIGSVQRLFRKHKDKIAAIIIEPVAANMGVVTPVVGFLESLRTITEDHGALLIFDEVISGFRLGLGGAQETYGVTPDLTCLGKIIGGGLPVGAYGGKREIMKLVAPIGPVYQAGTLSGNPLAMAAGISTINGLRKKGTYEKLNEMTRQLVEGVDNILKKHGITARINSIGSMFTIFFTDSDVVDYDSALKSDTKIYARFFKSLLKGGIMFPPSQFEAVFVSLAHTESDIDMTLKAFSRVAKSL
- a CDS encoding AMP-binding protein, which gives rise to MTEPETTIPKLIENRISKYSGKLLLQRRDGWSWKQITWLDFDRDIKNIACFLLDLDFNYGDAALVISANRTESLLSEFAIYHLGGVIIPIDRIKILDRIPAITRDYDVKFIFVEDAVGLNSILDISENLSNLKRVVIFSGTYGGKDGRVIQFKSLIKLGRLKRKQIEDDLKTISSSVLAESLACVFYNSDSEGEGGKKEVTHQNIIEALKGASEQLSYLSEEEQTYSYLPSVSPFEKLINYLAIYIGFRTVFAETREDFFENILEVKPTIIYETQSGLEEILSEHLGKNRIADPHQLKNELGGRANHIITDSLPRDEIKGLIRTAGINLIELPEINSLI
- a CDS encoding FAD-dependent thymidylate synthase, yielding MAEKSRLIVDEIKQYVSNLDRDIYTVSNIPEEVVAVIFAYVSRSPKSFRDNIITVIKEEQLGQERASKFHEKWVLNYGHASVAEHAAVHIGIEKVSRLFSSLLELSNEYLSFTEYSQRYQKPEKGDFYIPEEINKVPFLLNEYIELNHFLYDTYAKINDNLFEFLKMSFPVPDGKEEKAHLRAIEKIAFEDARYALNLATLTNLGMTANARAIEDTLTKLLSNKYPEARRRAKEIKEEVRFSVPTLVKYAEENKYMKETNEELEHITSSYFRSVHSNNKDDRRRRTEDHGVRLLDWTGKDTPNAEVSAIMKMINSILFEHSELRFEDIEISTKQKHLESNLVILRKAIDNLGKFDNPINAFKLINYEAEFTISEACWHQLLRHRRVNWFYKEPNVSNGITIPPNIEKSGSTELLEEATTRSEDLFEKFMNENLTQVASYVVMNAHNRCVLGKFDLWELYHLINLRMSEGAQWDIKNIIGLLAKEASKCHPNLVEPALKRVKTS
- a CDS encoding OmpA family protein, yielding MKRDKQIILLGFPLLIVALLYLVSCATPPPTKELAAAESAVAEAKAAGAPECAPEDFAAAESALAKGRALASEFCSELEARRMLIDAKAKADEAKFKCQVVPPPPPPAPAPELKDIFFDFDKYNIRPDAAAVLDEDAQLLRDNANMTVMIEGYADIRGTPAYNLRLAQRRADSTKAYLVQLGIDPMRIQTSSGGETERFGAGTTEEAYQLNRRAHFTAMEPQAKVGARIYFKYN
- a CDS encoding ATP synthase subunit I; its protein translation is MTSTAMNITKSLTLGRVEKSGIVVTGILVLVNLILGSQALALGVAVGGLLVIANFLAIRLLVGALIGKAYTKWYSIFILLLKMLVLVALVVIFFLFTKLNIYGFFIGVSGVVIVIIGESLRGNKDGAL
- a CDS encoding ATP synthase F0 subunit C; translated protein: MKNLVSKFNNIQLEGGVQMKKVLSFVTVVGLAVLAAFVPDVMAQEAAEAGGQLGELAKLGLAIGSGLGIGIAAGIGGIGQGRATAAALSGIARNPGAASKIQTPMIIGLALIESLVIYALAITFLLQSKI
- a CDS encoding CCA tRNA nucleotidyltransferase gives rise to the protein MAKGIVGQLKSAGFKAFLVGGCVRDIAMGIPPQEYDIATSATPQDVMKIFPSTVPVGVSFGVVLVLEGNNKFEVASFRKEEKYTDGRHPDRVVYSTDEKEDVMRRDFTINGMLYEPFEETVIDLIGGLDDIKRRVIKTIGEPDDRFKEDKLRMLRAIRFGAGLDFVIEQDTFLSIKSLAPLISQVSKERIRDEIIKIITQSHPGNGLRLLRESKLLRYILPEVEKMNGVPQPPEFHPEGDVFNHTCIILDKLYEITGGDNSPELAMGALLHDIGKPDTYTVTDRIRFNGHDRIGARMAKNICKDLKFSKKQIEIITSLVKEHLKFKDVFKMREATIKRFLGMSNFDDHFKLHLADCLASHGSTEAYDFIVKKLKDYKKEELKPKPLLNGYDLIDMGYPRGPLYSKILGSLEEAQLEGTVTNREDAKSFILKEFPLEIFMRYSKEIED
- a CDS encoding DUF971 domain-containing protein, producing the protein MKPKPKEISEFSDTTLMIVWDDGHESLYLYEDLRNACPCASCSDLRKSGGKGKSTFKKTIPIGVKSTHISPHEIEDIGLYAIRFKWNDGHETGIYTFEFLRELCTCDECKPVA